Proteins encoded together in one Blastocatellia bacterium window:
- a CDS encoding putative sulfate/molybdate transporter has translation MESIETTQPITKTVVPSIRFDRNELAGAFGDIGTDLPLVVGVALAANLDSTSVLTMFGLMQILTGLRYRIPMPVQPLKAMAAIVIAQKVGGPVLYGAGLAIGAVMLFLSVSGLIDWLARVVPKNVVRGIQFGLGLQLAILALKEYVQSDGTSGYWLTAVAFVIAIILLGNRKYPAALFLVGIGFIYALAFKLQTSSLLQSVGFNLPKVHVPQWPDILNGFVLLALPQIPLSLGNSILATRQVAEDLFQRHLTIRQISLTYAAMNLINPFFGGIPTCHGSGGMAGHYAFGARTGGSVIIEGALYVFLGLFFGRGFDVVVGVFPLPILGVILFFEGLA, from the coding sequence ATGGAGAGCATCGAAACCACTCAACCCATCACCAAGACAGTAGTACCCTCCATTCGATTCGACCGCAACGAGCTGGCAGGTGCTTTTGGAGACATCGGTACAGACCTGCCGCTTGTAGTTGGCGTCGCTTTGGCTGCCAATCTCGATAGTACAAGCGTCTTAACCATGTTCGGGCTCATGCAAATCCTGACGGGGCTCCGCTATCGAATCCCGATGCCGGTACAGCCGCTCAAGGCTATGGCCGCGATTGTGATTGCTCAAAAAGTCGGCGGCCCTGTCCTCTACGGCGCTGGACTCGCCATCGGTGCCGTCATGTTGTTCCTGTCGGTCTCAGGCCTCATTGATTGGCTCGCACGTGTTGTCCCAAAGAACGTCGTTCGCGGGATTCAATTTGGACTTGGGCTCCAACTCGCTATCTTGGCGCTCAAAGAATACGTGCAATCCGATGGCACTTCAGGTTACTGGCTGACGGCTGTGGCCTTTGTGATCGCAATTATCCTTCTGGGAAACAGAAAGTACCCGGCTGCCCTTTTTCTTGTGGGGATTGGTTTCATCTACGCCTTGGCCTTCAAACTTCAGACCTCATCATTGCTTCAAAGTGTTGGTTTCAATTTGCCGAAAGTTCACGTTCCACAGTGGCCAGATATACTCAACGGCTTTGTGCTTCTCGCGTTGCCGCAGATTCCTCTCTCATTGGGCAACTCCATCCTCGCCACGCGACAAGTTGCCGAAGACCTATTCCAGCGCCACTTGACGATACGGCAGATTAGTTTGACCTACGCTGCGATGAACTTGATCAATCCTTTCTTTGGCGGGATTCCCACGTGTCACGGGTCTGGCGGAATGGCCGGCCATTATGCCTTCGGAGCACGCACCGGCGGTTCAGTCATCATTGAAGGCGCGCTCTACGTCTTCCTCGGACTCTTCTTCGGTCGGGGATTTGACGTTGTGGTAGGCGTTTTTCCATTGCCCATCTTGGGCGTCATTCTGTTTTTTGAAGGTCTGGCG